Proteins found in one Flavobacterium channae genomic segment:
- the folK gene encoding 2-amino-4-hydroxy-6-hydroxymethyldihydropteridine diphosphokinase, translating into MSQHQVIVSLGSNQGNRFETIQACIDLIHSEVATVVKVSKIYETPAWGFESEPFYNAAILIHTTKSAQKILNQVLRVEKKLGRIRTKDSGYQARIIDVDIIAFDEEIISTENLQVPHPLMQNRKFVLQPMMDLGLNWEHPILKKTILQLLSQTEDNSEIKVVASLVSPIEKLELQQFNYIAIEGNIGAGKTTLSSKIAQDCNAKLVLERFADNPFLPKFYKDQSRYAFPLEMSFLADRYQQLSDDLAQFDLFKDFVVADYHIFKSLIFAKVTLQEDEFRLYKTMFDIIHKEMPKPDLYVYLYQNTERLLVNIKKRGRSYEQEIPADYLEKINQGYLDYIKTQTDLNVLIIDVSDLDFVKKQEDYVKILSEIKKKIC; encoded by the coding sequence ATGAGTCAACACCAAGTTATAGTATCGTTAGGAAGTAATCAAGGAAATCGTTTTGAAACGATTCAGGCTTGTATTGATTTGATTCATAGTGAAGTAGCAACGGTTGTAAAGGTTTCCAAAATTTACGAAACGCCAGCTTGGGGTTTTGAAAGTGAGCCTTTTTATAATGCTGCAATTTTAATTCACACTACAAAATCGGCTCAAAAAATTTTGAATCAGGTTTTGAGAGTAGAAAAGAAGTTAGGTAGAATTCGTACCAAAGATTCAGGATATCAAGCGCGAATTATTGATGTTGATATCATTGCTTTTGACGAGGAAATTATTTCTACTGAAAACTTGCAAGTTCCGCATCCATTAATGCAAAATCGCAAGTTTGTGTTGCAACCCATGATGGATTTAGGATTGAATTGGGAACATCCAATTTTAAAGAAAACAATTCTGCAATTGTTATCTCAAACTGAGGATAACAGCGAAATAAAAGTTGTAGCATCGTTAGTTTCGCCAATTGAAAAATTAGAATTACAACAATTCAATTATATTGCTATTGAAGGAAATATTGGCGCTGGAAAAACAACTTTGTCTTCAAAAATTGCACAAGATTGTAATGCAAAATTGGTTTTAGAGCGTTTTGCCGATAATCCGTTTTTACCTAAGTTTTACAAAGATCAAAGCCGTTATGCGTTTCCTTTAGAAATGTCTTTTTTAGCGGATAGATACCAACAATTATCAGATGATTTGGCGCAATTTGACTTGTTCAAAGATTTTGTGGTAGCCGATTATCATATTTTTAAATCGTTGATTTTTGCAAAAGTCACGCTTCAAGAAGATGAATTTCGTTTGTACAAAACCATGTTTGACATCATTCATAAAGAAATGCCAAAACCTGATTTGTACGTGTATTTGTACCAAAATACTGAAAGATTACTGGTAAACATCAAAAAGCGTGGCAGAAGTTACGAGCAAGAAATTCCGGCCGATTACCTAGAAAAAATTAATCAAGGTTATTTGGATTACATCAAAACCCAAACCGATTTAAATGTGTTGATTATTGATGTTTCTGATTTAGATTTCGTGAAAAAACAAGAAGATTATGTGAAGATTTTGAGTGAGATCAAAAAGAAAATTTGCTAA
- the sppA gene encoding signal peptide peptidase SppA, which produces MKFLGNVLATIVGLFVFCIMSFFGIIIIGAIAGGGDETVTVKNNSVIELDLSKVSLDYAGKTNYKDFNYFEAHHDGVTDILNAIEAAKKDKKIKGISILNNQSQLGLAQSKAVRDKLEDFKKSGKFVYAYANFYTQGEYYLNSVADQVYLNPMGEVDFKGLSSEIIYMKELQEKSGIKFEVIRHGKYKSAVEPYLSQEMSPENREQMTVLLNSVWTTIVEDIAKSRKLSVAQLNAIANSLGARTPELALANKLVDKIAYEDEYHDMIRAKLKLDKKEKYDIVSITDYAKTAASTVEDYTKKDIIAVIYAQGEIAGGEGDVNIIGEGSIKRSLQEARENEDVKAIVLRVNSPGGSALTSELIWREIEITKKTKPVVVSMGNYAASGGYYIAANADRIFAEPNTITGSIGVFGMLPNMNQLGKNIGINAEQVKTHENASGYSIFEPIDENFKGFVLESIEKTYATFLKRVADGRKMTTEQVDAIAQGRVWTGIDAQKLGLVDEIGGLDAAIKYAAKLGKTNSYRTENFPEYEKSFEDLLANFTGMAMFKTKEQLLKEQLGEEGYQMLEQIKRVKSRKGIQAMMPYEIEIH; this is translated from the coding sequence ATGAAATTTTTAGGAAATGTATTAGCTACAATTGTTGGGTTATTTGTTTTTTGCATAATGTCCTTTTTTGGTATTATCATAATTGGTGCCATTGCAGGAGGCGGAGACGAAACCGTTACTGTAAAAAATAATTCCGTTATTGAATTAGATTTATCAAAAGTAAGTTTGGATTATGCTGGAAAAACCAACTACAAAGACTTTAATTATTTTGAAGCGCATCATGATGGTGTTACCGATATTTTAAATGCCATTGAAGCTGCAAAAAAAGATAAAAAAATTAAAGGAATTTCGATTCTTAACAACCAATCACAACTAGGTTTAGCCCAAAGCAAAGCAGTACGAGATAAATTAGAAGATTTCAAAAAATCTGGAAAATTTGTTTATGCTTACGCTAATTTTTACACACAAGGCGAATATTATTTAAATTCGGTTGCAGACCAAGTATATTTAAACCCAATGGGGGAAGTTGATTTCAAAGGATTATCTTCTGAAATTATCTACATGAAAGAGTTACAAGAAAAATCAGGTATTAAGTTTGAAGTAATTCGTCATGGAAAATACAAAAGCGCTGTTGAACCTTACTTATCACAAGAAATGAGTCCAGAAAACCGCGAACAAATGACTGTTTTGTTAAACTCGGTTTGGACTACTATTGTAGAAGATATTGCTAAAAGCAGAAAACTATCAGTAGCGCAATTAAATGCTATCGCCAATTCATTAGGAGCAAGAACACCAGAATTAGCTTTAGCAAATAAATTAGTGGATAAAATAGCTTATGAAGACGAATATCACGATATGATTAGAGCGAAATTAAAGCTTGACAAAAAAGAAAAATATGATATCGTAAGTATCACAGATTATGCAAAAACTGCCGCTTCAACTGTTGAAGATTATACAAAGAAAGATATCATTGCTGTAATTTATGCACAAGGAGAAATTGCAGGAGGTGAAGGTGATGTAAATATAATAGGAGAAGGTTCAATTAAGCGATCTTTACAAGAAGCAAGAGAGAATGAAGATGTAAAAGCAATTGTTTTACGTGTAAATAGCCCTGGAGGAAGTGCTTTGACTTCAGAGTTGATTTGGAGAGAAATTGAAATCACTAAAAAAACAAAGCCTGTTGTAGTTTCTATGGGGAATTATGCCGCTTCTGGAGGATATTACATTGCAGCTAATGCGGATCGAATTTTCGCAGAACCAAACACGATTACAGGTTCTATCGGAGTTTTTGGAATGCTACCTAATATGAACCAATTAGGTAAAAATATCGGAATTAATGCCGAACAAGTTAAAACTCACGAAAACGCAAGTGGTTATAGCATTTTTGAACCAATTGACGAGAACTTTAAAGGATTTGTTTTAGAAAGCATCGAAAAAACCTATGCTACTTTTCTTAAAAGAGTAGCTGATGGAAGAAAAATGACCACTGAACAAGTTGATGCTATTGCACAAGGACGAGTTTGGACAGGAATTGACGCTCAAAAACTAGGCTTAGTAGACGAAATTGGTGGTTTAGATGCTGCCATTAAATATGCAGCAAAACTTGGAAAAACAAATTCGTACAGAACTGAAAACTTCCCAGAATACGAAAAAAGCTTTGAAGATTTATTAGCTAATTTCACAGGAATGGCCATGTTTAAAACTAAAGAGCAATTATTAAAAGAACAACTTGGTGAAGAAGGCTATCAAATGCTAGAACAAATAAAACGAGTTAAAAGCAGAAAAGGTATCCAGGCCATGATGCCATACGAAATTGAGATTCATTAA